In Cnuibacter physcomitrellae, a genomic segment contains:
- a CDS encoding cation diffusion facilitator family transporter — protein MEASTAGVRALKISLLILLATTILQAVIVAFTGSIALLADTIHNFADALTAVPLWIAFMLGRRVATRRYTFGFGRAEDLAGMFIVFVVALSAVVAGWQAIDRFINPRPVEYPWLLMAAGLIGFLGNEAVAIYRIRVGRRIGSAALVADGVHARLDGFTSLSVVLGAIGVLLGFPLADPIIGLLISVSIMALLWGTVRSIGRRLMDGIDPDLIDRAEHALEHTPDVRAVRDVRLRWIGHRLTGSATIELDATDLNHASQIAQHATEHAHEALRNLDEFTVTPAPHSGSISAETHHSAGTQKSG, from the coding sequence ATGGAGGCCAGCACGGCCGGGGTGCGCGCTCTGAAGATCAGCCTTCTGATCCTGCTGGCCACGACGATTCTGCAGGCGGTGATCGTCGCTTTCACCGGCTCGATCGCGCTGCTGGCCGACACGATCCACAACTTCGCTGACGCGCTCACTGCCGTGCCGCTGTGGATCGCGTTCATGCTTGGTCGCCGCGTCGCGACTCGCCGCTACACGTTCGGCTTCGGCCGCGCGGAGGACCTGGCGGGGATGTTCATCGTCTTCGTCGTCGCCCTTTCGGCCGTCGTGGCCGGCTGGCAGGCGATCGATCGATTCATAAACCCTCGCCCGGTGGAATATCCGTGGCTGCTGATGGCCGCGGGACTGATCGGGTTCCTCGGAAACGAGGCCGTCGCGATCTACCGCATTCGCGTCGGCCGCCGCATCGGCTCCGCCGCGCTCGTCGCGGACGGCGTGCACGCCAGGCTGGACGGGTTCACGTCCCTCTCGGTCGTGCTCGGCGCGATCGGGGTGCTGCTTGGGTTCCCGCTCGCGGACCCGATCATCGGCCTGCTGATCTCGGTGTCGATCATGGCGCTGCTGTGGGGGACGGTCCGCTCGATCGGACGCCGCCTCATGGACGGTATCGACCCCGACCTCATCGACCGCGCCGAGCATGCCCTGGAACACACTCCCGACGTCCGAGCCGTCCGTGACGTCCGGCTCCGCTGGATCGGGCACCGCTTGACCGGCTCAGCCACGATCGAACTGGACGCGACCGACCTCAACCACGCTTCCCAAATTGCTCAACACGCCACCGAACACGCGCACGAGGCGCTCAGGAATCTGGACGAATTCACCGTGACTCCCGCGCCCCACTCGGGGTCAATTTCTGCGGAAACTCACCACTCAGCAGGCACTCAGAAATCCGGCTGA
- the cmtR gene encoding Cd(II)/Pb(II)-sensing metalloregulatory transcriptional regulator CmtR: MLTIASHLAVMNRLGRAMADPTRSRILLSLIGQPGYPAELARDLELTRSNVSDHLTCLRGCGIVAAIPEGRQTRYEIADPHLTRALLGLVDVVLAVEDGTGCVDENCDVPLCCGPGANA, from the coding sequence ATGCTGACCATTGCTTCTCATCTTGCGGTCATGAACCGGCTCGGGCGGGCGATGGCCGACCCGACCCGGTCGCGGATTCTGCTGAGCCTGATCGGGCAGCCCGGCTATCCTGCCGAGTTGGCCCGGGACTTGGAGCTGACCCGATCGAACGTCTCGGATCATCTGACGTGCCTGCGTGGGTGCGGCATCGTGGCCGCGATCCCGGAGGGGCGGCAGACTCGCTACGAGATCGCGGACCCACACCTGACCCGGGCTCTGTTGGGCCTGGTCGATGTGGTGTTGGCCGTGGAGGACGGCACGGGGTGTGTGGATGAGAACTGCGACGTCCCGCTGTGCTGCGGTCCGGGAGCGAACGCGTGA
- a CDS encoding heavy metal translocating P-type ATPase: MSKECCGPDEPISLSIGGRSALNLSAPGAATTTTHCVHDNDEHDHDSHDHDAHSDDEHEHGDGEELSVWWKDRHLLVPIAAGLLLAVGYILEWTGIGLAGTIVLALSLLAGASTFVPSAIRRLLRRRLGVGLLMTIAAIGAVLLGHVGEAAALAFLFSIAEALEDRAMDRARHGLRALLSLIPETATISRLSGPVEVPAADIRELDILLVRAGDRVATDGIVTSGRSSIDASAITGESIPVEVGPGDAVPAGAINGSGSLEIEATANGRDNSLTTIVRLVEQAQTRKGNRARLADRIARPLVPIVLIAAALVAVFGLVVGDPATWTERALVVLVAASPCALAIAVPVTVISAIGAASRFGVVIKSGEAFEQLGAVQLVAFDKTGTLTRNRPEVVAIETGPVAGRSRVLDVAAALESHSTHPLASAVLAAQPHPPAVTEVTEHPGQGVAGRMGSSLVRAGSPRWVPPGELAERCEALEEDGMTVIVVEIDGAPAGLLGIRDELKPEASTAVSQLRQHGVSTVLLTGDNTRTARALAEQVGIADYRAEQMPADKATAIESLRVDQRTAMIGDGINDAPALAAADVGIAMGASGSAAAIESADVAFTGTDLRLIPQALGHARRGRRIMTGNIVLALAIIIVLFPLALFGVLGLAGVVLVHEIAEVVVIANGLRAARGRAVLPSD; this comes from the coding sequence GTGAGCAAGGAATGCTGCGGACCTGATGAGCCGATCTCGTTGTCGATCGGTGGGCGCAGCGCGCTGAACCTCAGCGCGCCGGGTGCCGCCACCACGACGACGCACTGTGTGCACGACAACGACGAGCACGACCACGACTCTCACGACCATGATGCCCACTCGGATGATGAGCACGAACACGGCGACGGCGAAGAGCTGTCGGTGTGGTGGAAGGACCGCCATCTCCTGGTCCCGATCGCGGCCGGACTGCTTCTGGCTGTCGGATACATCTTGGAGTGGACCGGCATCGGCCTGGCCGGCACCATCGTCCTGGCCCTAAGTCTTCTGGCCGGGGCGTCGACCTTCGTGCCCAGCGCGATCCGCCGGCTTCTCCGCCGCCGCCTCGGCGTGGGCCTGCTGATGACGATTGCCGCCATCGGCGCGGTGTTGCTCGGCCACGTAGGCGAGGCCGCGGCACTGGCGTTCTTGTTCTCCATCGCGGAAGCGCTCGAAGACCGAGCCATGGATCGTGCGCGGCATGGCCTGCGGGCGCTGCTGTCGCTCATCCCCGAGACGGCCACCATCTCCCGACTTTCGGGTCCGGTGGAGGTGCCCGCCGCCGACATCCGAGAGCTTGACATTCTCCTGGTGAGAGCCGGTGACCGCGTCGCTACCGATGGGATCGTCACGTCAGGGCGAAGCAGCATTGACGCCTCCGCCATCACGGGCGAATCCATCCCGGTCGAGGTGGGCCCCGGCGATGCTGTCCCGGCGGGAGCAATCAACGGCAGTGGAAGCCTCGAGATCGAAGCGACCGCGAACGGACGTGACAACTCGCTGACCACGATCGTGCGCCTGGTCGAGCAGGCCCAGACCCGTAAAGGCAACCGTGCACGGCTAGCAGACCGAATCGCTCGGCCTCTCGTCCCTATCGTGCTGATCGCCGCCGCCCTGGTAGCGGTGTTCGGGCTGGTCGTGGGAGACCCGGCGACCTGGACCGAACGCGCCCTGGTGGTTCTGGTCGCCGCGTCACCCTGCGCGCTGGCAATCGCCGTCCCGGTCACGGTCATCTCGGCCATCGGCGCCGCAAGCCGTTTCGGAGTCGTCATTAAGTCGGGCGAGGCGTTCGAGCAGCTCGGCGCGGTGCAGCTTGTCGCGTTCGACAAGACCGGCACCCTGACCAGAAATCGACCCGAGGTCGTGGCGATCGAGACCGGGCCCGTCGCCGGGCGGAGCCGCGTGCTGGATGTCGCGGCGGCGCTCGAGTCCCACAGCACCCACCCGCTGGCCTCCGCTGTCCTCGCCGCGCAGCCCCACCCGCCCGCAGTGACCGAGGTGACCGAACATCCCGGGCAGGGCGTCGCGGGAAGGATGGGCTCCTCGCTCGTTCGTGCGGGCAGTCCCCGATGGGTACCGCCAGGAGAGCTCGCAGAGCGGTGTGAGGCGCTTGAGGAAGACGGGATGACTGTCATCGTGGTCGAGATCGATGGCGCGCCAGCGGGTCTGTTGGGCATCCGGGATGAGCTGAAGCCGGAGGCGTCAACCGCGGTCAGCCAGCTACGCCAGCACGGGGTTTCGACCGTCCTGCTGACCGGCGATAACACCCGGACGGCGCGAGCACTAGCCGAACAGGTCGGCATCGCGGACTACCGCGCCGAGCAAATGCCCGCCGACAAAGCAACAGCGATAGAAAGCCTCCGAGTAGACCAGCGCACCGCGATGATCGGCGATGGCATCAACGACGCCCCCGCTCTCGCGGCCGCCGACGTCGGCATCGCGATGGGTGCCAGCGGCTCCGCCGCTGCGATCGAATCTGCCGACGTAGCCTTCACGGGCACGGATCTCCGCCTGATCCCGCAGGCACTCGGTCACGCCCGGCGGGGCCGCCGAATCATGACAGGCAACATCGTGTTGGCCTTGGCGATCATCATCGTGCTCTTCCCACTGGCTCTATTCGGAGTGCTCGGGCTGGCCGGTGTCGTCCTCGTTCACGAGATCGCGGAGGTTGTCGTCATCGCCAACGGACTCCGCGCAGCCCGGGGACGGGCTGTCCTGCCTTCGGACTAA
- a CDS encoding ferredoxin — MTRPTPSPTLHIDWTRCQARGACLELLPDLLHPDEDGYPLPAAPARQRTNIPLRAAQLPAAQDAVALCPRLALTLRREK; from the coding sequence ATGACCCGACCAACACCGTCGCCCACGCTTCACATCGACTGGACACGCTGCCAGGCCCGGGGAGCATGCCTAGAACTGCTCCCCGATCTGCTCCACCCCGACGAAGACGGATACCCGCTGCCCGCGGCTCCAGCCAGACAGCGGACAAACATCCCTCTACGCGCCGCGCAACTACCCGCGGCTCAGGACGCCGTCGCGCTCTGCCCCCGACTCGCACTCACCCTGCGCAGGGAGAAATGA
- a CDS encoding ArsR/SmtB family transcription factor: MHVDKQVSSLDPDSEYVELAAEVFGMLADATRVRIILALRSAGELSVNHIADVVDKSPAAVSQHLAKLRLARMVSTRREGTTVFYRLTDEHASDLVIDAVKQAEHVVGFTVHHKAGSSEEGRSA, encoded by the coding sequence GTGCACGTAGATAAGCAGGTTAGCAGCCTTGACCCCGACTCCGAGTACGTCGAGCTGGCGGCTGAGGTATTCGGGATGCTGGCGGATGCCACACGGGTGCGCATCATCCTGGCGTTGCGCAGCGCAGGGGAGTTGTCGGTGAACCACATCGCGGATGTGGTCGACAAGAGCCCCGCGGCCGTGTCGCAGCACCTGGCCAAGCTCCGGCTGGCACGGATGGTGTCCACGCGCCGCGAGGGGACGACGGTGTTTTACCGGCTCACCGACGAGCACGCATCGGACCTGGTGATCGACGCAGTGAAGCAGGCCGAGCACGTCGTGGGCTTCACCGTTCATCACAAGGCGGGATCGAGCGAGGAAGGACGCTCAGCGTGA